In Luteitalea sp. TBR-22, one genomic interval encodes:
- a CDS encoding DUF6526 family protein, which translates to MSTQTYANHGHRPVYTLVATAFWVVAVIGLVGMRRGEAWGDEAAALGLLGAIFCLISISRLYITRLQDRIIVLEEQIRAERLLSPASLAQWRGLGVKQIVALRFASDEELAALTARAAGESLKPDAIKRAVQHWRADHRRT; encoded by the coding sequence ATGAGCACGCAGACGTACGCCAATCACGGCCATCGGCCCGTCTACACGCTGGTGGCCACGGCCTTCTGGGTCGTCGCGGTCATCGGTCTCGTCGGCATGCGGCGGGGCGAGGCGTGGGGCGACGAGGCCGCCGCCCTGGGGCTGCTCGGCGCGATCTTCTGCCTGATCTCGATCAGCCGCCTCTACATCACGCGGCTGCAGGACCGGATCATCGTGCTCGAGGAGCAGATCCGCGCCGAGCGCTTGCTGTCGCCGGCGTCGCTGGCGCAGTGGAGGGGCCTGGGCGTGAAGCAGATCGTCGCGTTGCGCTTCGCGTCCGACGAGGAGTTGGCGGCGCTCACGGCCCGCGCGGCGGGCGAGTCGCTCAAGCCTGACGCCATCAAGCGCGCCGTGCAGCACTGGCGCGCCGATCACCGGCGGACGTAG